The region AAAAGCTCACcggagaggagagaggagataAATGAAGGACTCATTGCAGCGATGAACTCTTACATGAGCCCCCACCAGGGTGTCCGAGCTCTTGGCCAGCGTCTGCTTGTACACCTGACTCATTATCACCATGGGGAACACCTCAGGCACCACACGAGTATTGCAGGCAATCTTTGCTCTCCTGGTTGTTCCttcaactgcaaaataaagttCACCagtgcatttaaaatttaaaaaaaaaaagtacaaaaaggCTATACATGATTCCTACAGGGACACAGACATGATGGTTCACTGTCCACATCACTCAGCAATCCCTCAAGAAAATAATCAGCCCAAAACTTCAAGGGTGGTACCATCAAACAGCATCACTTCATGCACCAGTCATACCATCCACTGATGCCTACTGGGCAGGTCAGCAGTAGGCAGCAGTCAGAAGCTCCAGAAGTCAGGGCACATTGAAAGATCAAAACCACTTCAAGGTTATTCAGAGGCAGCCAAAGCCTCCCACAAGCTACAGACAGCCCTGACCTAGGCACCTCCATTGCCAGAAGCCTGCTCCTGAACACAAGACTTAGGTTGGCAGGAAGATACTTAGGGCAAGTTTTATGTTGAAAGCAGGAACTGCATGTTTTAAGACAGTGAAATGCTCCCTCTACATCCCCAAGCAACCTCACTGTCCTACCTAACGCGCTGACACTCTTATGATTGTGCAgccacaggaaacaaaacattcatctaaatttttttctcctaaggtGGAAATTGCCTTGGCTCCACTGCCATGTCTCCGCAGGCGAGGGGCTGCAATTCAAGGCAAGGAAACCTAGATCAGTAATAAGCTTTGCTACAAACACATCACATTATCTATTCTCTGTGTCCAGCAGTACTTGAATAATGAGGATAGTGATACTGACCTCACTCAGACGggcctttgaaaataaaattattaatgtttGCTCACAAAAGTGATCCAAAGACcagaaaaatacacacagatGTCATGCAGCACCCTCTAGTCCCCCAGACTCACCTCTAAGCTGTCATTTACCCCATAGCCACTAACagtaggaggaaaaagaggcaAGACCCCACACCATTGCCAGATCCCTAGTCAGCAAGAGAAGCTGAGACTGGAAAGTTACCAGCTACCTTGCTGTGCCCATGCAAGTTTCTTCCCAGACTTGAGGCAGGCAGTCATTCCAAAAGGGTTTGTCGTCAGGCAAGACCGCAGCCAGCTCTCTATCTTGGGGAAAGAGAAGGCTTTGGAGACCTTTGAGTAGCCGTTCTGCCTGTGACAGGGCTGCCAGAGGGCAAGCTCATGCAGAGGATAGACCATCCTGGATTTGTTCACAGTCCCTTCAATAAGAAAGCTGAGGGCACAGACAGCTTCATAGGACACCAAGCTACTGTGGGTGGAATGGGAGGAGACAGTGAGTGGCTCCCGCTCCAGCAGCAGTTCCAGCATATCCAAGAGGTGGCTCTGCACAAAGGCGTGGTGGTCCTGATCATTCCAGTTCTTAATGggcagaaaaacacagaagaatgaGGTGAGTCCTCACAGAGCTGACAAGCTCCACTGACAGTATACAATGTATCCTTGCTTACACTTGTtctgaaagagggaaaacaaatcaaacatGGTGCTCTCTCCTGCTCACtacttctgctgctctgctcttccaaaacacagaaaggaaactgGACTCATCAGCaacctccccccaaaaagaaaaagacattttattctAACTCCAAGTACCAAATATTTCACTctagaaagcagaaacagacTCTCCTACAATCCTTCCCACACAAattcagccagctgctgctggcaatTGAAGGTAGGAAACAAATCAGTAAGTGACAGTCAAGGTCTTGGAACTGCTCTATTGGAAAATCACTACGTCTGTTCCAGACCTTCAGATATGATTAAGTGCCACTTTCCGAGGTGCTGccaggaaaaagcagagggTCCTTTCTTCATAGTGAGCGGACCAATAAACCAAATGACCTCTGAAAGAATCATTCATTCAAATTCTAAAGGGCtgcataccaaaaaaaaagcagaagactgGAATTATGGCAGTCATTAATAAAGACAACCTTTGCTGGCTTGCAAACTGCAGAACAAGCAACACACGACTGTGATTACACATAGGCCTCACCACCTGCAAGGGCTGTAGCCAAAAGGGTAACAAGCAGCTGCAAGCGTCTTATCTAGAGGCTGGAGATCCCTGCCCTGTGACAGAGACCCTCTTGCACCAGACAAGCCTCGCTGCACCATTTCAAAAGGGGGCACGGTTCATATCGGGCATTGCTGAAGCTGGGGGAATCTCTCCCGATCACACAGGGAAAAGCAACACCAGCGGAGACAGCCCCAGTCCTGTCGGAACCAAAACCTCTGGGAGGAGTACAGTGGCAGCCAAGACACACCTCCTTCCTGTCCAGTTTTATATAATGGctacagttaaaagaaaacatcagcttttaAATAACACTGGATGCTCCACAGCCACCCAACTCACAGCCCCCCAGTTCtctcacttcttttttcatttgttcaacCTTTCGGTAAAAAGTTACCCAGTcactatttttaattagttcAGTTTGTCCCAAGCTACATTTCACTAGCTCATACAGCTCACAACATCATAGTCGTGACAGAAATCCACTGAGGTTTGCAGCTGGCCTTTATAATGATGTTGCCAATCTACAATTCACTCTCAAATACAGAGCTGCCCACAAGCTGCACTGGATACATCCAACGCACTTCTCTTCTTTCAATATACTTgatagtattttaaaaggaaacattagCATTTCCACATGGTTGATCTACAGCTGAACAACCAACTCCCCTCTCTGAAATATAACTTAATGCTAGGAACCATCCTAAGATCCTAATACTCTACAGTGGATCACGGGAAAGCAGCCTCCAACATAAGGAAAGCTCCCCACTTGACtaatagaaaaagcaaagaggcAATTGGTTCTTAAAAGGACAATTGCCAAGACTCTCAGAAAACTTTCACAGTTGGTCTCAGACTCTATGAAATGCCTGTGGGCAACTTTTGCTGGTAAAGCTGCAGAGAATACACCaacataatttcatttactATTGAGCAAAGTATCTCCCATTTGACTCTAGCTTAGACTCTACCACAGGCAGGGTTACACCCTCCCAGGAACAAACCAGCCACTTTTCAACCCACCTCAAGGCAGGACTTTGTAGTTTCCCACAAAGCTGCACAAGGAGAATCCTACGGCCACAAATACCTTATTTTCGCCAGCAGATTTTCCAGTCAGGCTGGAAGACTTGGTCCTGGGGCTGGGCCATTCCTCCCCAATCAGAGACGTTCGCAGAGAGACCTTGTTCACCTGCTGCACGTACAGGAACAGCAGGAACTGCAGAGTGTCTACCGATAGCTAGCcaagaggggagaaaaacaggCGTTAGGACGGGCTGGGCTCTCCCCacgcccgcccggcccgggaTGGGGCTCCTGCCTTGCTCCGCTCCCGCTCCAGGTCGTCGGCGCTGGCGCAGGCCGCCTCAGCCTCGGCCCACTCGAGGCGGCACGGCGGGTCCCGCCGGAGGAGGCTGTGGAAGAGCTCGAAGTAGAGCCAGGCCAGGTCACGGCCCAGCTGCAGCTTCCCGCAGGCGATATGCCGCCAGCGGGGCCACGACAGCCGCGGGAAGCAGCCCTCGGCCGCCCGCGCCCGGGCGTACGCCGCCATCTTCCGCAGGTAGTGGGGaccgaggcgggcgggcggcgggccgggcagggcccccACAAGGAACGGCTCCGTCTTCACCCACAGCCGcaccggggccgccgccgcctccatGGCGACCGCCGTCTGCTTCCGGTGCCCGCCAACGCGCCGCGCAGAGCGGTGGCCGCGCAGACCAACGAGACGGCCCTTCCCTCACAGCGTGGAGGACTCCGCCTGGGCCGGGCAGGTCCCCCTTTCCCCGAGGAGCCAGTTTCGATTGCTCGAGCCAGCGCGGAGGCGGGAATAAACGACGCACCCTCTGACTGGCTGCCGCTGGGCGGCCGCTATGCAGCCTGGAGCGGCGATAGGGAAGGGCGCGGCGTGACGCATTGAGCCGTGATTGGACCGGCGAGCTCAAAGCTGACGTCCTGGCAGGCGATTGGCCGGCGCCTTCAAGCCGGTGGTGAAGTGTGCTCAGCCGATAGGCCAGCGGCATGCAgcgcgcggggctgcgccgcgcTCCCATTGGCCGGCGGCCGTCCCCGGGCTCCGTTTCACGTCTAATGgtggccgggccggggcgggcggctgcgGCGCTGCGGACCCGCCCGGAGAGCGCTGctccctctccccgccgccccccgggcagGCCCGGCCGCTGCGCCATGGCCCCCGGCTGGCTCGGCCgcctctgcctcc is a window of Pelecanus crispus isolate bPelCri1 chromosome 9, bPelCri1.pri, whole genome shotgun sequence DNA encoding:
- the TBCCD1 gene encoding TBCC domain-containing protein 1, with protein sequence MEAAAAPVRLWVKTEPFLVGALPGPPPARLGPHYLRKMAAYARARAAEGCFPRLSWPRWRHIACGKLQLGRDLAWLYFELFHSLLRRDPPCRLEWAEAEAACASADDLERERSKLSVDTLQFLLFLYVQQVNKVSLRTSLIGEEWPSPRTKSSSLTGKSAGENKNWNDQDHHAFVQSHLLDMLELLLEREPLTVSSHSTHSSLVSYEAVCALSFLIEGTVNKSRMVYPLHELALWQPCHRQNGYSKVSKAFSFPKIESWLRSCLTTNPFGMTACLKSGKKLAWAQQVEGTTRRAKIACNTRVVPEVFPMVIMSQVYKQTLAKSSDTLVGAHVRVHRCNESFIYLLSPLRSVTIEKCRNSTFVLGPVQASVHVHSCDNVKVIVVCHRLCLSSTTGCTFYILTPTQPLILSGNQAVSFAPFHTHYPMLEDHMAQVGLATLPNYWDSPMLVCKESGDMSVFRLLPPSDFYTFVIPFEMEGDTTETPGGLPHAYRKALSQREQKVQIWQKTVKEAGLTKYQRKQFQMLVENKFYEWLVQTGNRQQLDSLVPPAVSSKQAAG